Within the Pieris napi chromosome 10, ilPieNapi1.2, whole genome shotgun sequence genome, the region attttaccaGATAAATTAAgcatagtaaatatttaattactgaCTTAAAGTTGTAATAATTGCTTAAAGTGTAGATCAGatcaagaaaataaattctCTATTAATCTCACTGAGTTAAACAtatcaaaaaacaataaatgatTGCGGATTTACAAACATTAAGCAATGTTTTGCGTTAACTCTACACCATCAGTAGAAAATCCCTCATATTGGAAATAAAGCCAAGCGGAAAGCTTGGATTAAGCCGGTTAGAACCGGTTAAACCTTTATCCGTCTCTATTACCAGgcttttatgatatatttattttttccccCATTAGAAACGCGTAGTAATATAATCTTACCAGATAAATTAGccatagtaaatatttagttacTGACTTAATGGTATAatcaattaaacatttattatgaattaacgatagttattattaaaacaaaagtttttgTCGTGCTACGAAGAAATAGACCCTCTGACATAACGTGACGTATTGGTATgctatctaaagctggcggcttcaacacatttacactttgtgcttgtgtagtgtctgtgaataagcgcgaggcgTGATGTctaactgaaatacaatcacaaatacatcatgaaaagactgtccgtctctctcgcgctcggtcaagcttatgagcataaaaaagacagttacttattgttttgcttttgctACCGTTTATGTTGACCTTTActgtacatgttgatcttttttcaaacattaccaggagaatctcgtgaaatggtgcacaatgtttttaattatgtcaagcatcttaataaaaacagtttaatgaaaaattattatttttaatttgacatcagatgccctggggtttctaagaggaagtattgaaagaatagttagtgaagtaaaagtgaagtgtgttgagtTAGATGGagcttgaaaaattatttacacaaactactcttttacgttcttggtcgcttagaacttttggatccaccctcgtatgcacataatatttatatgtatttgacagatttttatttatttacacccacccaaccttactaaaaccagagtagactaaaatatatagcttggcaaaaaagtcatatttttaaacatactgtatagtgaaacTGCATTTGTGTGACTACTGTGAACGCgacagctttcgataaccgacctatactgCTACGGGGTAGGTAGTGAAGAGGCGTGGCTTGCTCCCCCTGTATTTTATCTCTCTCTGTTGCAAAGTCACTGTAAAAGTTTTCGGGTACCAGGGTCAACAAAAGCATAAAGTTTTAGACttcgtatatttaaatgatagttTCTTGTAAAGTCTATACGGtgattaacattatttttctacAACATTtactttctaaaaaaaattacaaatcatAATAAGTTAagatttaaaagttataatattttggaGCATAAAGAGTGTAGAACAGatcaagaaaataaattctCTATTAATCTCACTGAATTAAACAtatcaataaacaataaatgaatgcgaaaaaattatctagtactatattataaaattttaataaaaatatcgattAAAAAGTTCTATGCAAAAATTCCCTCTCATTTCCTAGTACTGCAAATAAATTCCACCCATACTCACAAAAATGAAGGCtcattatagaaaaaaactgctaattaaaataatgattgtACCAGGTTCACAGAAAGCTTTGTAGATGTCCGCGAGAGGGAGGGGAAAGTGAAAAGGGGCAGCCGCGAACAGGGACGCCAGTTAATGAACAGGCACAATAACGAAGCTGGCAGACGGGTAAGTTAATCTTTCGAGTCTTTGACACTTCACACGTACCACCACCACCAGATATGGTCACTACTCCCTGTATCGCGGCCTTATAACTGTTTTCATTAGAACTGAAAATAAAGTGTGgctagatattatattaatacagtcaaaatctgttataacgataTCGAAGCGAATActatcagccttgcgattctgtaactcacttttcgaactcacacagcggttgtTACAGCGGCGGTCgggctcaaatcagtcgtaaagcagtcattttataaggaggatttggcattctgataaggagggaatttgtagtttattgcataacaatttttaacatttaataaatacaactttttctacagctgtaatactttttgacattcaacaccttttgtcttcactCTTCAGTTACCGttaccacgcacgctgtaaagcctgcgaaacgtcggttaaatttaaaattatgtaaaataattgtaaatacataacttcaatccggttaaaaattgttttattaattcgtGATAATTCTTAGCTTACTAGTGCTGTTTTTACTGTTTATTAAACTTGAATATGTTTGAAATCTATTTTATACACACAAAGTTTCTTATTAAAGAACTTGAACAATAAATAAGGAGATCAATCCGATTTGTTTTCAACTCAAACTGCAAAATTCATAATGTAAGAACATTCATATGGCTTTAGCGTCGACATTTAAGATTACTGTCAAACCTACTTAGTTATTTCAaaggattattttaaattaatacatagcGGGAATCTGCATATTTAGCACTAAAATTATGTACGTATTTGAAACTAGATTTCTTTAATACTTTGTACTCTTTCTATTTAGCTTTATCCATTTAGCAATATTTTGTAGACATTCCCCCGTTCGTTTGTGTTCTTTGTTAGGGACTGTAATTGCTAGTCCACTGTTGAGTCAGTCTTTAATTAGTAACTTCAATACCCtatcaaaaatattgaaataaattataatattaagccAAACATTTTTCGCTTACGTGTATCTCAGCTTTTTTActcgctttatattagcttcacctgtatgtatgtaaccgactccttcggactcgattttgacccacttttaacggacagatttaattcaaactttgcgcacctgtcaaagatcgatgacaatgcaataatccgaaaaaaaagaaaaaaatttaactaaaaactaaaaaataaataatagttaaaaaaaactaaaaaacacgcatttaaagcacatcaaactaaaaagtgaaaaaaagcgtggggcgctctgtgccatatttttcgtctatcgagcaacccacgctttttcacaataaaaccagtgttttttgttcattaccattttcagcctaaattaggaattatttttcactttttagtttgatgtgctttaaaagcgtgttttttagttttttttaactattacttATTTCCTATCCGTTCGTAAAATGTGTTGTGTTATAGGCTGTTATCAAGAAATCTCGTGTCACGTGTAAATGTCACGGTGTTTCGGGGTCATGTAGTCTCATCACGTGCTGGCAGCAATTAGCTACATTCAGGGAAATTGGTAagttatcattatttatttcttgaaactCTGCTTattttctgtatatttttgtgcCACGCCTAAGTTTAGAACGTGTCCTGAAGAACAGTTTAGAAACTCTAtcaaatttactttattcTCTTATAAAAAagcagtttatttatttaagagcCGTAAGtcttttacataattaataatttgatgGCACATTTTATGAATCtctaaaagtttaaaataacattaagaCTTTTAAAACCAATCCTGAAGTACATATTTCGAACTTCATTCCACTAACCAATTTATCGGCTCCAAAGAATACCCCGATATCAAATCGATTTCACTACCCAAGCTACCAAGTCTGCATAAACTCACAAGCGCTTCATTACTCTCTTCTATTGTGGCGGTAATGGCGGCTCGTTTGATACCGAATTAGCCAAATGGTTCTATGTAAGGTTCCCATTGTGCTAGATAACTTATAGGATTGTTCTTGCCAGTTATAAATGGCGTACAAGACGTGCAAGTGAATGCTTACTTAAGTAAACTTAAatcgtatttaaaaataaataagtcattTAATTATGGTTAACGCCTCTAACGTAATAAACATCGCAGACTCAATAGTACACGGGACATAGAAGAACCTTACTATCGAACTACAccttatgtaaaataataaacacattttactTATGTTTTTGTTCTACTATATTTTTGTGGTGTTTTTTTTggcttatttaataaaaataatttgatgcTTAGGTGACTATCTCCATGAGAAATATGAAGGAGCAACGGAGGTGAAAGTATCAAGACGTGGCAAGCTACGCGTGGGTAATCCTAATTATAGTCTGCCCACGCCGCAGGACCTCGTCTACTTGGAGGAATCAcctaattattgtattaagaaCGAGACATTGGTatggaaatataattttaaaatacgacACGATTCTAAAAAGCCacctatataatttatttaactgtatCGCTTTATATTGCACAATATAAAGCGAtttcaaagtaataaaaaaaaagtgcgtgcgtacaaagtacacatgtcagaagtgtaacttctttggtaaacaaatttttaagtcttgttcatacatatttatacaaatgtaatattttagatttccAAGACTTAGAGGAAAGCAAAAAGTGTTatgatatgttaggaatttaatgaatttaattgtcattaaaatattaagtgtcgaaattaatacaaaatataaatttaattttttaaatttatttcttcgataataaaatcgcgtggcattttaatatacaattaatttatttgagatttcaataaattattttgcataaaatataaaatactaatatttcataaattctctttacgaaattttaattttaaaaatagaatttctataaggtaattcacccttctcactctctctctccttctctcaatcggtctcaatcgctctctcccatTTCTTCGGCAAAAACGCatcacatcttcgtgacgttccgaaaaaaattactctcatgcgcctaaagaagtttcacttcaaaaatattacatacctAAGGCAAATATGCCTTTCAGCGCCATTAAGCGATCGATTATAAAGAAAGgtcaaatatgaaataatatattatctactAAAAACCTTGAACTACTTCTTGTAAACCTTACGAATTTAGGCTTGAGGGTTATAGGCAACTATGTAAgggttaaaaaattgtttcaggGTTCCTTCGGCACTACCGGCCGAAATTGCAACAGAACGTCACCAGGCATAGATGGATGTGCAATAATGTGTTGTGGCCGGGGCTACAATACAAAACGGGCCGTTATAAAAGAGCGATGCGATTGTAAATTTCACTGGTGCTGCCGTGTTGATTGCaatatttgtgtcaaaactgTCGAAATTCATACTTGTAAATAGTACAAAACGGGTTATAGTGCATAAATGGCTTATATGTAGAAACTCAGTTATACGATGTAAAATTCGTGAGCTTTCAGTGCGCGTTAATTGAATAGGCAGCAAAAGAGAAACAAGAAACGCAAGTTTTTCAGGCACCAAATTCAATCGAATCCATGgactaaaaacaaattaattctaaTTCTTTAATCTTCTACTACACGTATAGGTAATTATGGTTGAATAACAAACAGTACttcagtaaaaatattttatgtatatgtactagatatatattttttatctcaaGCAGTTATAAAGAGGCTAAAATTGACTAATAATTACAAGTGcataatagtatttaataattaactatagGTTACATTCCAATTGTacttaatgaaatattagtatttcaGACTTTGTGTtgttaaagaataataatcaatGTTAGACGAGGCGGGCTTTATTGTttgtgattattatttaagtaacaGATAAAGTAGAGTTAATTATAGTGACAATTTACATGTCAccacaattaatgtaaaataatgtctTTTGTTATACTGTGAATTTTTTGGTATCTTTTACCATATTATTgttggtaataaataatttgaaaaaaaatgttaaatgtagTTTTTGTCTGGTAGTACGGCAGTTAACCTGAGaatagaatatataattttctcttaattatttatgctaatatttttctaagaatttaaaaaatatttgtcaatttcGACCACTATCAACAATTCTGTATTATTTACTGTCTTAAAACCCCGTTAACAAACACCATAATAACAGATTAACCTCAATTCTCCCTTAATTCTTTCAGAGGTTTGCTCACTAAGCGTAGTATTtgatatttagtttaatagtaTTCTACGACAaggtatagtccttttcatgaaagaagtcccccagacgcggcgctgcaatcgcatgacgtaatgttgccatttatgagtaaaaaatttacctattttatttacatttagcagatgtaatttatcaaataatattattttctgcatacttcgatgaaacaatatttctgttatgtaaaaattatatttttatttacttaaattagcggtgttctacctacttacagggaaaagatgagaaaatagggtaaagaaaagcaatacaattttgtaatcacagttttattgcataattgttgggttacaatttttttcgaagtacaagccgctgttataccttcgtttgtaattcttgttacagttttctctgacacacctgcaattaaattatgaacaattaaaaataatagtaactttcagtttataatgcttatgtaatatgtaatatatgttttaatttcagttacctagtttcatcacgttatgtatttattcaattttgtcgtaaaaacaaatttatacctgaaaagtcccatcaatacagcaaaaaattattaaatggcaactctaaaaagtacctgttatggcggcaactctcttccgaacattgtttagtggtattaaaacaccttgattcttatgttccgcttcacagaactctttcacctttaatatcatttctcgagccgaactttttacaacttttggcattgtaataaatctttaaaatgcactaagctagttaaaaattcacaaaaatctaccacaacaaacgaacttgataacatcgacgaatgacaacattgccgacctgtcaaatttagatccaaaaatcaccgcgggacttctttcatgaaaagcactatatttatttattatcgtaAAACGAACATTACACAGAGTCGCAGATAAGAGTTCAAGATTTGTCTCGTCTGTGGGTTTATCCTGACGTCTTTGTGTCTGTCATCTGTCTGATTATGTCAAAATTTTATGTTGACATTATGTATctgaatatttaaacttttcaatgtttttaaagaaatcgtgattacaaaattaatttattattttgataattgtacatttttctattttctaCTTCGAATTTTATTAGTGTACATTtccatattacatataattcaACTTTGCTTTTTACTTTTGTACAAGGTAATGGGAAAAATGTCCGAGGGTTCCATTACAAGCGTGAGTTGGTTGTGATAACTATATCTTTGTTTTCtcctatataatatttattgtttgagttaaattgtattatcattattgtttatattcatccttttaagtatgtatttttaatcccATAAAATTTCGgttcaatataattttgatcgttaatttcattcaaattaCGTGAATGTCTTTTATAGATGTCattgacaattatttaatgaaatcttTTAAAGGAAGTAAGTAGTCACAAAAAAGGGAATTTGTTTTAGCATTACTTTAACATTGTTAAcacagaatttaaaataaactttaaatatttcagaaaataaCTTGTAATAAACGTAATATAGGAAATTCATCTAAAAGAattcaaaggaaaaaaaagaaaaataaaagaaaaacaaacaagaaaatCAAGAAgctatttgataatttaagaCGAGACTCAAATTCTTCTCAGGGAAGTGTCGGTACagttaataatgaaacaaattctTCACATGGAAGTATTAATACAGTTATAGAAATTGTTAATTGTATTGATGTACCAAAAGAAGATAAACACAAACCAGCCATAATTGAAACTATTAACAAAACTCCTAGTAAAGCTCAAATATGTAGATCTGATTTAAACATATGCCCATTACAATGCTCaactccaaaaaataatatagttaacCACAATGAAAATATAGCTAACTTTCATTCAGATgttttaagtttaactaaacaaataaatgatGAGTCCTATATAACTATAGACTTAACAGAAAATAGCACTATAGATGCTACTCAACCTACAGTTATTGATTTAGTAGATGATGCAAAGTCTATAGACTCAAATATATCTATGAGTGGAGACTCCGAGGTGACTGTGGTGAATGTAATATCTAGAAAAAGAAATAAGAATCAGATGAAGAAATTTGTTGATGGCATTGAGAAAATGGATTCGTCTGCTAAAGGAAAACTGTTAAAATTCATTGCTCAGAAGATCTTTAGTGGCTGTGATGGACCAAAGAGTTTACATAGTTTTAGGGTAAGTTTCAAGACATtctataaacattaaatacacAAAGCTTAAgcttgttattattaattttttttattaatatatattttttaacctaTTTGTAATACTTGATAGGATAAACTATATGTATTGTACTAATTTAGAAAAGAGGCATTAAAGCAATATTGTAagctactaaaaaaaaaatttaacttaaattttatatgagtCCAACAAATATAAGGCTTCTTCTCAATGATGAGGGCGCCCAGCTCTTCAAGACAGTGTACACTACACCACAAATACGTCAAAAGGATCAAGCATTTTGAGCTAGTGTAAACATTAGTGCTAGGTTGAAATGACATTGTAGTTTAaatacgtaaaaaaaaaaaatattttatattagactataactatataatgtatttaatagcTCAAATAGCTTTAATTACAGTAGAATTAATCtacttgtataaataattatccaTGCAAccattaatttcttaaaattaaaacaaaatatatgaattgcCAATTTCGAGTCAAGTCTATGGTAGCTCTGCATACTTTGCATAGGCATACATAACACAGATTGGAttctgttttaaatttcagaaTGGAATTAATCAGTCAATTCAATCAGCAGAAGATGCTTTCATAAAAGAAGTAATACTTCACCAGGCTCCGTCCAGAAATAGTATTGGCAGTAACATTTATAATCCTAGAAAAgatattaagaataaaacaGGTCTGCGTATGATTGTTATAGATGGAAGTAATGTTGCTATGCAGTAAGTTTTGAATTTGagtgtgttttaattttattagcaaATCCTTGGCATGCTCTTACATTGGtagttatgttattaaaagaTAATACTAGTTTTTAGTCACAGTCACTTACGTAACATTCttaaaggtaaaaaaactaaataataatcaagaagaataataaaaatgttaaaaattaatataacacttacttaacgattgtttgtttttgaaataagTTCTGGGTTTTTCTCTACAGGATAGcaatttatagtttaattaattgcaTTGATATCTGACAGTATGACTTAACATATTCACTCTATAAACAGTTAAACACACTTTAAAAATCTTGTGTAGCTCAGGCCATGTATGCTATTTATCATAgatctttataattaaatcaagAATGCACTTATGAAATTTATTCTCCTACTCTTTCAATCAAACATGCCTGTCAAATAACAACCTTGTGACCAATTTTGAGTTGCTTCAAGTGGCaaggttaattttttatagccaaatatttttcactaagtattatttatttaattaatactagaCACAAACATTTGTAATTAACTTAATTGGCTTTATCAAGGACTCAATACTGATTTAATGGGTTTAAGTTCAATATTTTACATCTTgtgctttataaaaaaaaacctattcattgaaatcttaattttttcaGACACACCAAGGGTAGAGTGTTTTCTGTACAAGgacttaaaatatgtattgacTACTTTATTAGAAGGGGACATATTGTCAAATCGTTTGTGCCACAttttaggtaaatttttaatttttattttcaactaCCATACATTATCCATATTGTAGTAgagatattaattataaaaggaTGATCTGTGATGTGATGACTGATGATGATTTCCTTTTTATTTGGTAAATGcctcttaattattaataaaattgagaaaagggagcgttcaagtattaagtattacgtcacgcaatgtTTGGAGATTACACTGATTGACAACAAATGTAAcgtgccgtaacgtttttctgtaccctagtatagtaaaacgtttcatgACTACCTAAAAGCTAGCATTATGTGATGTAaggtactggaaagtcgaaaataatattaaaataaggcgtaattcaatccccgccccgcatcgtaacgttttacaaaaggaccccctccccccaaaattcgttaggtaatacttgaacgctccccaaAGGTAAAACAAacattcaatttta harbors:
- the LOC125052989 gene encoding protein Wnt-5b-like; translated protein: MGNTSVFRFLILLSALIWIMDANTLRRRREPWTNGSWFNMGLLEFEKWSNQPGLFSEKSRFCARLRGLTPGQRRICRHHKDHMPTVSAGVRKGIEECQYQFQGRRWNCTITSNETVFGPLTLIASRETAFTHAVTAAGVSLSISRACRDGSLASCGCSRASRPRHLHNDWVWGGCGDNLEYGYKFTESFVDVREREGKVKRGSREQGRQLMNRHNNEAGRRAVIKKSRVTCKCHGVSGSCSLITCWQQLATFREIGDYLHEKYEGATEVKVSRRGKLRVGNPNYSLPTPQDLVYLEESPNYCIKNETLGSFGTTGRNCNRTSPGIDGCAIMCCGRGYNTKRAVIKERCDCKFHWCCRVDCNICVKTVEIHTCK
- the LOC125053222 gene encoding uncharacterized protein LOC125053222 — its product is MGKMSEGSITSKITCNKRNIGNSSKRIQRKKKKNKRKTNKKIKKLFDNLRRDSNSSQGSVGTVNNETNSSHGSINTVIEIVNCIDVPKEDKHKPAIIETINKTPSKAQICRSDLNICPLQCSTPKNNIVNHNENIANFHSDVLSLTKQINDESYITIDLTENSTIDATQPTVIDLVDDAKSIDSNISMSGDSEVTVVNVISRKRNKNQMKKFVDGIEKMDSSAKGKLLKFIAQKIFSGCDGPKSLHSFRNGINQSIQSAEDAFIKEVILHQAPSRNSIGSNIYNPRKDIKNKTGLRMIVIDGSNVAMQHTKGRVFSVQGLKICIDYFIRRGHIVKSFVPHFRCKQGKSTDGRLLDQMERQGYVVYTPSREIQGRMITSYDDRYIVQCAAEFDGVIVSTDNYRDLMSENPRWRYIIENRLLQFTWVDDMIMFPKDPLGRNGPTLEKFLRHPLPIEIN